In the genome of Candidatus Pristimantibacillus lignocellulolyticus, the window TGGTGCAACTGGCTCTGATTGAACTTCATATGGCAATTTGCTCATGGAGAACGCTCACCTCATCTTAAAATATTTGAAAATTGTGTGTCTCTGTTATAGAATTATTATAACCCTGTTTAATGTTGATGGTCAAAGCAAAAAAGCAAAAAGTCGCTAATTTTAGCGAATTCTCATCATTTCCTCATCAAATTGTATATATAACAGATTCATATTTTGACTATAACAGTATAATACAAAAGCTAGATTCTGCTTTCATTTTACAGGTTACCTTTTATTTTCCCTATTATCTAATTTTCCATACTACAATTTAAAGGAGATTTTTAGCAATGACAGACGCTCGTTATTTAAAGCGTACGATCTTAAAAAGCGTGATTACAAGTAATATTTTACCCGAAGGAAGTCGTAACTTAAGAATTTACCTACCGCCAGGCTATAATGAAGTACTTAGTTATCCAGTCATCTATTGTCAAGATGGTGAAGATTTCTTCAACTTCGGTAGAATTGCAACAACCGCCCAAGAACTTATTCTAGATGAAGGGATTGAACCTTTCATCATTGTCGGTGTCGATGTTGATAAATCGGTTAGAACATCTGAATATTCACCCGATGGATTGAAACATCAAGCATACGTTGACTTTTTTGTCGAAGAATTGCTGCCTTATATTGAAGAGAACTACCCTGTCCGCACAACACCTGAAGAGCGAGTTATAGCTGGCGATTCACTCGGTGGTACGGTATCATTACACATTGCTTTACAAAATCCAGATTTATTCACACGAGTAATGTCTATGTCTGGAGCTTTCTATGATGCTTCGCAACAAATTGTCCTGACGCTTGGAGATTTAGAATGGTTAGACATTTTCATGATTGTTGGTTTACAAGAAGAAGCTTATGAAACTGACACAGGAGTTTATAACTTCGTGCAATTGAACCGTGATATGAAACATCTATTAGAAGAAAGAGATGCTAAAATCTTCTATGAAGAAAAAGATGGTCGTCATCAATGGGGTTTTTGGCAGAAAGAAGTGCCTGCAGCAATTCGCTACTTCATACCAGAAGGCTAAATAGAGGGGTGTAAAGGGAGTATAACAGCGATTAGTAATATCGCAACTGTTATACTTCTTTTTATTTTTAATCTAATTCAGTACTTCGCGAAGCACAACAACACTAGCGGACACGGCTGACCTTATTCTTCCAATTTCCGCTCATATCGAGTTTTCGCGGACACAGATGATCTTATTCACTAGATCGCTAGTGAATTTTCAGCATTATACTATCAATAGCGTATCGTAAGTCCGCTTACCTCTGAAGTTATTCGTTTTAAGCTAATTAGCGTATTCTATGTCCTCTCACACATCTACGTGTTCAACCTAATTGTCCGTTCGCACACTAGTGAGCTTATGCCGATGATAGCGAATACCCCAGCTTACTTAGGTTAAGGACATTCACAGTGTTCAGCACTTATAAGCTAATCATCCGAAAACTAGCGCATTATGCACACTCTCGACGTTGACCACTCGAAAACTAATCTTATTCAGTACTTCACGAAGTACAACAACACTAGCGGACACTGCTGACCTTATTCTTCCAATTTAAGCTCATATTGAGTTTTCGCGGACACAGATGATCTTATTCACTAGATCGCTAGTGAATTTTCAGCATTACACTATCAATAGCGTATCGTAAGTCCGCTTTCCTATGAAGTTGTTTAATTTAAGCTAATTAGCGTATTCTAAGTCCTCTCACACATCTATGTGTTCTGATCAACCTGATGTCCGTTCACACACTAGTGAGCTTATACCAATGATAGCGAATACTACATCACACTTATGTTAAGGACATTCACAGTGTTCAGCACTTATAAGCTAATCATCCGAAAACTAGCACATTATGCACTCTCTCACCGTTACGTAGTCATTAGAATCAGAAAACAAATTCACATCCTCACCTTATAGCTACGGGCTCTCTTTTTACCACTCGAGATTTCAAGTATTTGGAGGTGAACAAGGTTATGTAATACTCGTCTGGCATGACGATCACTGATCCGTAAATGATCAGTAAGTTCCAAGGGTGTAATTTGACGCAATAGGCGTCTAGTAAATCTCACAGTTTCAGCTTCCAACCATGACAAGTTGTCAGGAACATTCGAAGCCAAATATTTACCTATAAAAGAGAGCACTAATTGTTGACACTGTTGTGGCTCATCCACAATTGAAGGATATGCAATCGGTAAAAAAGTCCATCCATCTAGTGCAAGCAAACAATGTCGTCTACATAAATCCTTAAAACGCCACACATCCAGATCTCTTGCATGAGGTCCGTATCCCTGAATTTCAATACCTCCTTTTACTCCACCGGGCATAAATGCTAAATCCAAGTAGCGATAACCATTGTTGAAATCGCGAACCTCCCACTCTGGAAACAAATGATTCAAATTACCGACAGCAGGAAACCATATTGTTCTGAGAAACTCAACAGTGCCATGACCTAAGCCCTTTTCTAATTTTTCTAATCTTCTTGGGTTATTCTCAGTTGCAATATTCTCCGCTAACCATTCTTCATATCGCTTTGTAAACCGATCCATAAAACCTTCCTCCTTCTATTTAGATTAGCCAGATTCAAAAATACGTTTCTAGTACAAACAAAAAGCCGCTTCTACACAATAACATCCAAATCAATAGATCTGGATATTCATGTATAGAAGCGGCGTATGCTTTACGACCGTATTTAGTTATTATAACTCTTACTTTCAAAATCATCAATTTAAATTCAAGCTGAACCAACCATTTAACACTAGAGGACACTGCAGACGTTATTATTGCAATTTTGGCTCATTTACAGTTTTAGCGGACTTAGATAACCTTATTCAACATAATTTAGCCAACTGCCAACCATTTACTATCAATAGCGTATCGTATGTCCGCTTATATCTCAATGTGTTCAGTTTAAGCTAAATAGCGAACTGTATGTCCTCAAAAATCTTAATGTGTTCATTCCTAACTTATTCTAACTTATTGCCCATACATGTATATAAGTAATTACAAACCTTGCTTGATCTCTTCAAGCAACTTTCTACATCCCTCTTCCACCAACTCATACACATATTCAAAGTTACCCGTGTAATATGGATCCGGAACTTCTGTCACATCTGCTCCATCAACTAATGACATAAACGTAATAACTTTACCTTTAACGCCATCGACTTTAGCAGCGTTGAACACAGCTTGTACGTCCTTCAAATTTTGATCATCCATACATACGATATATTGGAAATCCACCTCATCTGAAGCAATAATTTGACGAGCTTTCATACCTGTATATGAAATTTTCTTATTATCTAATAAATTTCTAGTACCTTCATGAGGTTGTTTACCGATATGCCAATCTCCAGTCCCTGCGGAATCAACTTCGATCACATCAGATAATTTCTCATTCTCTACGAAATGACGCATTACCGCTTCAGCCATCGGTGATCTGCATATATTACCAAGACATACAAATAATACTTTAGTTTTTTTAGTCATGTTAGTTCCTCTTTTCTTTTCAATGCTTCTATATATAATAGCGAAAAGAATCACAATGAACAACCATGTTAAGTAGAATCATTACATACTGAACTTAAGAAAGTACAAAACTTTTGTTACGCATGACATTTCTAATCGATTCCTTTATATTATTAAGTAGTATGAACCATCATTTTAATTGAAGATTCATAAAGCAGATTTTTTCAAATCGATCAAATCGAGCGATAATTGCTTCATAATAGATGTCGAATACATTACGAAGATTACCATCGTTATCATAGTCTGCTTTTTGAACTACCTAATAGAAAGGAACTCAATATGCAATCACAGATCAGTATTATTTGTAGTGGTGGTCAGCTCGGTAAATGGGCACTCCCCTATATTAACCAAGAACATTATCTTATTGGAGCAGACCGAGGTGCACAATTTTTAATAGAAAATGGCTTTACACCGAATATCGCGATTGGAGATTTTGATTCTGTAACGAAGGAACAATATGACAGCATACAACAAAAGAGCATGGAAATATTAAGTTTCGATGCCATTGATAAAGATTATACTGATACTGAACTTTCATTCCTACATGCTATAGAACGTGGTAGTACTGAAATAATATTACTAGGTGGTCTCGGAACAAGATTTGATCATTCGCTAGGCAATATTCAACTATTATCTTTAGCGCTTCATAAAGGTATAAAAGCTTGCTTAATCGATGCCCATAATCGAATTCGTCTCATGCATGACACATTGATCATACAGCGGGATCATTATCATTATATTTCTCTATTACCCTACTCTGAAATCGTCACAGGTATTACGTTAGAGGGATTTAAGTACCCGCTTTATGATGCAACCATTAAGAAGGGTGAATCCATCGGTGTCAGTAATGAACTTATCGATGATGCTGCAACTATCCATATCGCAACAGGCCAGTTACTAGTCATTCAATCTAATGATTAATGATGCATAGTAACAACAAAGAATCGATCAAGCTACACTAGCTTGATCGATTCTTTAAGTCGTGCGTATTGCACATGTTCAGGTAAACTTAAACTCTCTCTAGTATCGATATCATGTGATAAATGAGTTAGCTTCACTTGCTTTGGTTTCCATAAGGTAATACATTCTAATATCTCAGTTACATCGTATAATGAACGAGTTTCCATAGGGAATGGTTCCTTATAAAAACTCGTGCCAATAATTAGAAGATCGAGATTAAATAACGGTCTCTGTTGTTCTTCCGGCAAATTAATCGAATCTGGACAATATACCCAATTGATAGCTTCTTGTAGGTGTGTGAAT includes:
- a CDS encoding alpha/beta hydrolase-fold protein, whose product is MTDARYLKRTILKSVITSNILPEGSRNLRIYLPPGYNEVLSYPVIYCQDGEDFFNFGRIATTAQELILDEGIEPFIIVGVDVDKSVRTSEYSPDGLKHQAYVDFFVEELLPYIEENYPVRTTPEERVIAGDSLGGTVSLHIALQNPDLFTRVMSMSGAFYDASQQIVLTLGDLEWLDIFMIVGLQEEAYETDTGVYNFVQLNRDMKHLLEERDAKIFYEEKDGRHQWGFWQKEVPAAIRYFIPEG
- a CDS encoding thiamine diphosphokinase; this translates as MQSQISIICSGGQLGKWALPYINQEHYLIGADRGAQFLIENGFTPNIAIGDFDSVTKEQYDSIQQKSMEILSFDAIDKDYTDTELSFLHAIERGSTEIILLGGLGTRFDHSLGNIQLLSLALHKGIKACLIDAHNRIRLMHDTLIIQRDHYHYISLLPYSEIVTGITLEGFKYPLYDATIKKGESIGVSNELIDDAATIHIATGQLLVIQSND
- a CDS encoding low molecular weight phosphotyrosine protein phosphatase, giving the protein MTKKTKVLFVCLGNICRSPMAEAVMRHFVENEKLSDVIEVDSAGTGDWHIGKQPHEGTRNLLDNKKISYTGMKARQIIASDEVDFQYIVCMDDQNLKDVQAVFNAAKVDGVKGKVITFMSLVDGADVTEVPDPYYTGNFEYVYELVEEGCRKLLEEIKQGL
- a CDS encoding transcriptional regulator; translated protein: MDRFTKRYEEWLAENIATENNPRRLEKLEKGLGHGTVEFLRTIWFPAVGNLNHLFPEWEVRDFNNGYRYLDLAFMPGGVKGGIEIQGYGPHARDLDVWRFKDLCRRHCLLALDGWTFLPIAYPSIVDEPQQCQQLVLSFIGKYLASNVPDNLSWLEAETVRFTRRLLRQITPLELTDHLRISDRHARRVLHNLVHLQILEISSGKKRARSYKVRM